One genomic segment of Dehalococcoidia bacterium includes these proteins:
- a CDS encoding GxxExxY protein: MTENEIAEIVVDCCYKVHSRLGPGLLESVYEEVLAYELAKRHLRVKRQVGIPVIYDEVRMDLGFRADIIVEDKFLVELKSVENLTNTHLKQALTYIRLLDYRLGLLVNFNEAMIRDGLRRVANKLRQ; encoded by the coding sequence ATGACTGAAAACGAAATTGCAGAAATCGTGGTGGATTGCTGCTATAAAGTCCATTCCAGGCTCGGACCCGGATTATTGGAGTCCGTTTATGAAGAAGTTTTGGCGTACGAATTGGCCAAACGCCACCTCAGAGTCAAGAGACAGGTGGGCATACCGGTGATTTATGATGAAGTGCGTATGGATCTGGGTTTTCGCGCTGATATTATCGTGGAAGACAAATTTCTGGTTGAACTTAAATCTGTTGAAAACTTAACCAACACACATTTAAAACAGGCGCTAACATATATCCGGCTGTTGGATTATCGCTTGGGTTTGCTGGTGAACTTCAATGAAGCCATGATCCGGGATGGCCTCCGTCGTGTGGCCAACAAACTGCGTCAATAA